The following are encoded in a window of Nibricoccus aquaticus genomic DNA:
- the gatB gene encoding Asp-tRNA(Asn)/Glu-tRNA(Gln) amidotransferase subunit GatB, translated as MKYEAVIGLEVHVQIKTRSKMFTRVAAGYGHDENTLTDPVVLALPGVLPVLNKAALDAIIKAGLMIGCEIPAVCKWDRKNYFYPDSPKNYQITQYDQPICIGGHVEIELPGPSRNVMGEHKKIPVTRIHLEEDVGKLNHGAIDSLVDYNRAGTPLMELVSEPAMHSADEAYAFLTSLRNTLVYGGISDCDMEKGQMRCDANISIRPIGEKKLGTKVELKNLNSISFVRDGIEHEIKRQIAVLESGGTLIQETRDYDGQTGASQSLRTKEMAHDYRYFPDPDLMPVKVDAEWKSRIQSGIPELPFDKQRRFQEQLSVPFTITSVLVPDRDLSAYFEEAAKLAGPGKAQAVGNWIVNDLLRELGASKLSLADSKVKPAHIAALVKLVDAGTVLTSAAREIFVEMFATGDQPDGIAERKGLKAAPTDAGELEQWCRDSIVANPKALAEFKSGKDSAINAFKGPIMKAAKGKANPKAVDETLRKLLATM; from the coding sequence ATGAAATACGAAGCCGTCATCGGTCTTGAAGTCCACGTCCAGATCAAGACCCGGTCGAAGATGTTCACCCGCGTTGCCGCCGGTTATGGCCACGACGAAAACACGCTGACCGACCCCGTCGTCCTCGCGCTGCCCGGCGTGCTGCCCGTCCTCAATAAGGCCGCGCTCGACGCCATCATCAAAGCCGGCCTCATGATCGGCTGCGAGATCCCCGCCGTCTGCAAATGGGACCGCAAAAACTATTTCTACCCCGACTCGCCGAAGAACTACCAGATCACGCAGTACGACCAGCCGATCTGCATCGGCGGACACGTTGAGATCGAACTCCCCGGCCCGTCGCGCAACGTGATGGGCGAGCACAAGAAGATCCCGGTCACGCGCATCCATCTCGAAGAAGACGTCGGCAAACTGAACCACGGCGCGATCGATTCGCTCGTCGACTACAACCGCGCGGGCACGCCGCTCATGGAGCTTGTATCCGAGCCCGCGATGCACTCAGCCGACGAGGCCTACGCGTTCCTCACCTCGCTCCGCAACACGCTTGTTTACGGCGGCATCTCCGACTGCGACATGGAAAAGGGCCAGATGCGTTGCGACGCCAACATCTCCATCCGTCCCATCGGCGAAAAGAAACTCGGCACCAAGGTTGAGCTGAAAAACCTGAACTCCATTTCGTTCGTCCGCGACGGCATCGAGCACGAGATCAAACGCCAGATCGCCGTCCTCGAAAGCGGCGGCACGCTCATTCAGGAAACACGCGACTACGACGGCCAGACCGGCGCTTCCCAATCCCTGCGCACGAAAGAAATGGCGCACGACTACCGCTATTTCCCAGACCCCGACCTCATGCCCGTGAAAGTCGACGCCGAGTGGAAGTCTCGGATTCAATCCGGAATTCCCGAGCTGCCCTTCGACAAACAACGTCGCTTCCAGGAGCAGCTCAGCGTTCCTTTCACGATTACATCCGTACTCGTTCCAGACCGCGACCTCAGCGCCTATTTTGAAGAAGCCGCCAAACTCGCCGGCCCCGGCAAAGCCCAAGCTGTGGGCAACTGGATCGTGAATGACCTCCTCCGAGAACTCGGCGCCTCCAAACTCTCGCTCGCCGATTCGAAGGTGAAACCCGCGCACATCGCCGCGCTGGTGAAGCTCGTTGATGCAGGCACCGTGCTCACCTCTGCCGCCCGCGAAATCTTCGTCGAGATGTTCGCCACCGGCGACCAGCCCGACGGCATCGCCGAACGCAAAGGCCTCAAAGCCGCGCCAACCGACGCCGGCGAACTGGAGCAATGGTGCCGCGACTCCATCGTCGCCAACCCGAAGGCGCTCGCCGAATTCAAGTCCGGCAAGGACAGCGCGATCAACGCCTTCAAGGGTCCGATCATGAAAGCCGCCAAAGGCAAAGCCAACCCCAAGGCCGTCGACGAAACGCTCCGCAAGCTCCTCGCGACGATGTGA
- a CDS encoding TIGR00645 family protein: MKTSSPTLKSQRSLSNLIFLSRWLQAPLYFGLILAQAVYVYRFCVELWHLIGFAMLGHPAPASVITTVKDTETIVMLTVLGLIDVVMIANLLIMVIVGGYETFVSRLNLDGHPDQPEWLSHVNAGILKVKLAMALIGISSIHLLKTFINANDMKESTLLWQVVIHITFVLSALVLAWIDRITNQTAVAVKAAH; encoded by the coding sequence ATGAAAACGTCTTCGCCCACGCTCAAATCGCAGCGCTCGCTCTCCAACCTCATCTTCCTCAGCCGCTGGCTGCAGGCGCCGCTTTATTTCGGCCTGATCCTCGCCCAAGCGGTTTACGTTTACCGCTTCTGCGTCGAGCTGTGGCACCTCATCGGATTCGCGATGCTCGGCCACCCCGCACCGGCTTCGGTGATCACGACCGTCAAAGACACCGAGACCATAGTGATGCTCACGGTCCTCGGCCTCATCGACGTCGTGATGATCGCGAACCTCCTCATCATGGTGATCGTCGGCGGCTACGAAACCTTCGTCTCGCGCCTCAATCTCGACGGCCACCCCGACCAGCCCGAGTGGCTCTCGCACGTGAACGCCGGCATTCTCAAAGTGAAACTCGCGATGGCGCTCATTGGCATCTCGTCGATCCACCTCTTAAAAACCTTCATCAACGCTAATGATATGAAGGAATCCACGCTTCTCTGGCAGGTGGTCATCCATATCACCTTCGTGCTCTCCGCTCTCGTGCTCGCCTGGATCGACCGCATCACCAATCAGACCGCTGTCGCCGTCAAAGCAGCGCACTGA